One Thunnus albacares chromosome 12, fThuAlb1.1, whole genome shotgun sequence genomic region harbors:
- the LOC122994690 gene encoding histone H2A-like — translation MSGRGKTGGKARAKAKTRSSRAGLQFPVGRVHRLLRKGNYAERVGAGAPVYLAAVLEYLTAEILELAGNAARDNKKTRIIPRHLQLAVRNDEELNKLLGGVTIAQGGVLPNIQAVLLPKKTEKPAKK, via the coding sequence ATGAGTGGACGTGGCAAAACCGGAGGCAAAGCCCGCGCTAAGGCAAAGACCCGCTCTTCTCGTGCCGGGCTCCAGTTCCCAGTCGGCCGTGTTCACAGGCTGCTGCGCAAAGGCAACTATGCGGAGCGTGTGGGTGCCGGCGCCCCCGTCTACTTGGCGGCTGTGCTGGAGTACCTGACCGCTGAGATCCTGGAGTTGGCTGGAAACGCTGCTCGCGACAACAAGAAGACCAGGATCATCCCCCGTCACCTGCAGCTGGCTGTCCGCAACGACGAGGAGCTCAACAAACTGCTGGGCGGAGTAACCATCGCTCAGGGCGGCGTGCTGCCCAACATCCAGGCTGTCCTGCTGCCCAAGAAGACCGAGAAGCCCGCCAAGAAGTAA
- the LOC122994686 gene encoding histone H3, whose protein sequence is MARTKQTARKSTGGKAPRKQLATKAARKSAPATGGVKKPHRYRPGTVALREIRRYQKSTELLIRKLPFQRLVREIAQDFKTDLRFQSSAVMALQEASEAYLVGLFEDTNLCAIHAKRVTIMPKDIQLARRIRGERA, encoded by the coding sequence ATGGCAAGAACCAAGCAGACCGCCCGTAAATCTACCGGAGGCAAAGCCCCCAGAAAGCAGCTGGCCACCAAGGCTGCCCGTAAGAGCGCCCCGGCCACCGGCGGCGTCAAGAAGCCTCACCGTTACAGGCCCGGTACCGTGGCTCTCAGAGAGATCCGTCGCTACCAGAAATCTACCGAGCTGCTGATCCGCAAGCTGCCCTTCCAGCGCCTGGTCAGAGAAATCGCTCAGGATTTCAAGACCGACCTGCGCTTCCAGAGCTCCGCTGTCATGGCTCTGCAGGAGGCCAGCGAGGCTTACTTGGTCGGCCTGTTCGAGGACACCAATCTGTGCGCCATCCACGCCAAGAGGGTCACCATCATGCCCAAAGACATCCAGCTGGCCCGTCGTATCCGTGGAGAGAGAGCTTAA
- the LOC122994681 gene encoding histone H1-like: protein MAEVAPAPAAAPAKAAKKKVSKPKKTGPSVSELIVKAVAASKERSGVSAAALKKALAAGGYDVEKNKARVKTAIKSLVAKGTLVQTKGTGASGSFKMNKKVETKAKKPVKKAAPKAKKPAAKKPAAAKKPKTAAAKKTAAAKKSPKKVKKPAAAKKAAKSPKKATKSPKKVAKKAPAAKKAPAKKVAKPKAKKAAPKKK from the coding sequence ATGGCAGAAGTAGCTCCAGCTCCCGCCGCCGCCCCGGCTAAAGCCGCCAAGAAGAAGGTTTCCAAGCCGAAGAAGACTGGCCCCAGCGTCAGCGAGCTCATTGTTAAGGCTGTGGCCGCATCCAAGGAGCGGAGCGGCGTGTCTGCAGCCGCCCTCAAAAAGGCTCTGGCTGCCGGAGGTTACGATGTGGAGAAGAACAAGGCCCGCGTCAAGACCGCCATCAAGAGCCTGGTGGCCAAGGGGACTCTGGTTCAGACCAAGGGGACTGGGGCCTCCGGCTCCTTCAAGATGAACAAGAAGGTTGAAACCAAGGCCAAGAAGCCCGTAAAGAAAGCCGCCCCTAAAGCCAAGAAGCCCGCCGCCAAGAAACCCGCAGCGGCTAAGAAGCCCAAGACAGCGGCAGCCAAGAAGACAGCAGCTGCTAAGAAATCCCCCAAGAAGGTCAAGAAGCCCGCAGCGGCCAAGAAAGCAGCCAAGAGCCCCAAGAAGGCCACCAAGAGTCCCAAGAAAGTGGCCAAGAAGGCCCCTGCAGCCAAGAAAGCCCCCGCAAAGAAGGTGGCCAAACCCAAAGCCAAGAAGGCAGCACCCAAGAAGAAGTGA